One window from the genome of Anticarsia gemmatalis isolate Benzon Research Colony breed Stoneville strain chromosome 8, ilAntGemm2 primary, whole genome shotgun sequence encodes:
- the LOC142974590 gene encoding GSK3B-interacting protein-like, whose amino-acid sequence MSEPVLNEETWPQEAEAAISDIKKHVKTACISPILHSNNQRIYINLTTLENSDYCIEMSAAGFRVVGRKYDDTSLSSIENMNYETPYALLNNISQKYRESFGGELMNKLLDLARKAEG is encoded by the coding sequence ATGTCGGAGCCAGTCCTGAACGAGGAGACCTGGCCTCAGGAAGCCGAAGCGGCCATCAGCGACATCAAGAAGCACGTCAAAACTGCGTGCATTTCCCCCATACTGCATAGCAACAACCAGAGAATCTACATCAATCTGACTACCCTGGAGAACTCCGACTACTGTATTGAAATGTCAGCAGCCGGGTTCAGAGTCGTCGGCAGAAAATACGATGACACCAGCCTCTCTAGTATAGAGAACATGAACTATGAGACTCCTTACGCTTTACTGAACAATATTAGTCAGAAATATCGGGAGTCTTTCGGCGGAGAGCTCATGAACAAGCTGCTGGACCTCGCCAGGAAAGCCGAAGGTTGA